In Fundidesulfovibrio soli, the following proteins share a genomic window:
- a CDS encoding glutathionylspermidine synthase family protein, whose protein sequence is MRRIPIDPRPGWQATVEGQGFIFHTLDDVPYWDESAYYLFGADEVDAVERAANDLHERCLEAAQHIIDTRRYADLGIPESAVPLIEAAWEEEPPSIYGRFDFAFDGKSPPKLLEYNADTPTSLLEASVIQWFWLQDVFPGLDQFNSIHEKLLARWAELKPKLRGDILHFASTRDVEDIITANYLRDTAQSAGLATDFLHVDEIGWSATAMRFVDMRGRDIQSLFKLYPWEWLVREDFGQYLAYASERTAFIEPAWKMLLSNKAILPILWELFPGHPNLVPAYLDGPRGLADYVVKPKLAREGANMALVKGGATIERTGGGYDESDVVWQALCELPDFSGARPVVGAWVVGGWAAGMGIRESGGRITTNLSRFVPHAFKPA, encoded by the coding sequence ATGCGGCGCATACCCATCGACCCCAGGCCCGGCTGGCAGGCCACGGTGGAGGGCCAGGGCTTCATCTTCCACACCCTGGACGACGTTCCCTACTGGGACGAGTCGGCCTATTACCTGTTCGGCGCGGACGAGGTGGACGCGGTGGAGCGCGCCGCCAACGACCTGCACGAACGTTGCCTGGAAGCGGCGCAGCACATCATCGACACACGCCGCTACGCCGACCTGGGCATACCCGAGTCCGCCGTCCCGCTCATCGAGGCCGCCTGGGAGGAGGAGCCCCCCTCGATATACGGCCGCTTCGACTTCGCCTTCGACGGCAAATCGCCCCCCAAGCTCCTGGAGTACAACGCCGACACCCCCACCAGCCTGCTGGAGGCCTCGGTGATCCAGTGGTTCTGGCTGCAGGACGTTTTCCCCGGGCTGGACCAGTTCAACTCCATCCACGAGAAGCTCCTGGCCCGCTGGGCCGAACTCAAGCCCAAACTGCGCGGCGACATCCTGCACTTCGCCTCCACGAGGGACGTGGAGGACATCATCACCGCCAACTACCTGCGCGACACCGCCCAGTCGGCGGGCCTGGCCACGGACTTCCTGCACGTGGACGAGATCGGCTGGAGCGCCACGGCCATGCGCTTCGTGGACATGCGCGGCAGGGACATCCAGAGCCTGTTCAAGCTCTACCCCTGGGAGTGGCTCGTGCGGGAGGATTTCGGGCAATATCTGGCCTACGCCTCCGAGCGGACGGCCTTCATCGAGCCCGCCTGGAAGATGCTGCTCTCCAACAAGGCCATCCTGCCCATCCTCTGGGAGCTGTTCCCCGGCCACCCGAACCTGGTCCCGGCCTATCTCGACGGCCCGCGCGGGCTCGCAGACTACGTGGTCAAGCCCAAGCTGGCCCGGGAAGGGGCCAACATGGCCCTGGTCAAAGGGGGAGCCACCATCGAGCGGACGGGCGGCGGCTACGACGAGTCCGACGTGGTGTGGCAGGCCCTGTGCGAGCTGCCGGACTTCAGCGGGGCCAGGCCCGTGGTCGGGGCCTGGGTCGTGGGGGGCTGGGCCGCGGGCATGGGAATCAGGGAATCGGGGGGGCGCATCACCACCAACCTGAGCAGGTTCGTGCCGCACGCTTTCAAGCCCGCCTGA